A single region of the Cronobacter condimenti 1330 genome encodes:
- the yihS gene encoding sulfoquinovose isomerase → MKWFNTLSHHRWLEQETDRIFAFGRHAAVPTGFGWLGNNGQVKEEMGTHLWITARMLHVYAVAASMGRPGAYALVEHGINALNGPLRDKQHGGWYACVNDNGVMDASKQGYQHFFVLLGAASAVTTGHPAARPLLNDAIAIIEKYFWSEAEQMCLESWDEAFTETENYRGGNANMHAVEAFLIVYDVTQDRKWLERALRIASVIIHDVARKGDYRVNEHFDTRWNPIRDYNKENPAHRFRAYGGTPGHWIEWARLMLHLRAALEARGEAAPEWLLEDAKGLFHATIRDAWAPDGADGFVYSVGWDGTPIVRERVRWPIVEAMGTAYALYTVTHDAQYEAWYQKWWDYCIQYLMDYENGSWWQELDENNQVTTKVWDGKQDIYHLLHCLVIPRLPLAPGLAPAVAAGLLDINAK, encoded by the coding sequence ATGAAATGGTTTAACACGCTGAGCCATCACCGCTGGCTTGAACAGGAAACCGACCGCATTTTCGCCTTTGGCCGCCATGCGGCCGTGCCCACCGGGTTTGGCTGGCTTGGCAACAACGGTCAGGTGAAAGAAGAGATGGGCACGCATTTATGGATAACTGCCCGCATGCTGCACGTTTACGCCGTCGCCGCCTCAATGGGGCGCCCGGGCGCCTATGCGCTGGTGGAGCACGGCATTAATGCCCTGAACGGGCCGCTTCGCGATAAACAGCATGGCGGCTGGTACGCCTGCGTTAACGATAACGGCGTCATGGATGCCTCCAAGCAAGGGTATCAGCATTTCTTCGTGCTACTGGGCGCCGCCAGCGCCGTGACGACCGGGCACCCGGCCGCGCGTCCGCTGCTTAACGACGCCATCGCCATTATCGAGAAGTATTTCTGGAGCGAAGCGGAACAGATGTGCCTGGAGTCATGGGACGAAGCCTTCACCGAGACGGAAAACTACCGGGGCGGCAACGCCAATATGCATGCTGTTGAGGCATTTCTCATCGTCTATGACGTAACGCAGGACCGTAAATGGCTGGAGCGCGCGCTGCGCATCGCCTCGGTCATCATTCATGATGTCGCCCGCAAAGGCGATTATCGCGTTAACGAGCATTTCGATACCCGCTGGAACCCGATTCGCGATTACAACAAAGAAAACCCCGCGCACCGGTTCCGCGCCTATGGCGGCACGCCGGGCCACTGGATTGAGTGGGCGCGCCTGATGCTGCATCTGCGCGCCGCGCTGGAAGCACGTGGCGAGGCGGCCCCGGAATGGCTGCTTGAAGACGCCAAAGGCCTGTTCCACGCCACGATCCGCGATGCATGGGCGCCGGATGGCGCAGATGGCTTTGTCTATTCGGTGGGCTGGGACGGCACGCCTATCGTTCGCGAGCGGGTACGCTGGCCGATTGTGGAAGCGATGGGTACAGCCTATGCGCTCTACACCGTGACGCACGACGCGCAGTACGAAGCCTGGTATCAAAAATGGTGGGACTACTGCATCCAGTACCTGATGGATTACGAAAACGGTTCCTGGTGGCAGGAGCTGGATGAGAACAATCAGGTCACCACCAAAGTCTGGGACGGCAAACAGGATATCTATCACCTGTTGCACTGCCT